The Daucus carota subsp. sativus chromosome 7, DH1 v3.0, whole genome shotgun sequence genome window below encodes:
- the LOC108194922 gene encoding uncharacterized protein LOC108194922, producing MVNCKVSDLNILWKSFWKEMSDDMLLQQRRVTGNPQLILNEKQQEFFALAEIHKLLKSIGKSLKDFNQLPQPPSSYLDFSANNLIIEETRYDQSEMEKQYEELIANCNPEQLSVYKSVMESVEKNEGGVFFVYGSGGCGKTYLWRTLISKLRSERKIVIPVASSGIAATLMPGGRTAHSRFKIPIVLDDHSMCSISHQSDIAELIKRTSLIIWDEAPMQHRYSFECLDRSLRDIMKAVDPNRFHLPFGGITVVLGGDFRQILPVIPRGSEGEIVSSCITRSKLWKIATVFKLYQNMRLNKGTNEEEVQNLRDFAKWVLDVGDGKIKPPTAGDREYHDDDISIPEHFCNLENSNSVDEMIDSTFPDFLKNFKDPEYLSERAILTPTNQIVGHVNTLIVEKIPGEMHSYYSVDSAEDFPGSERDQMQSFPPEYMNSLNVPGLPLHELKLKVGTVVMLMRNLNQTLGLCNGTRMMVTKCLKHCVQCEVISGSYKGTKHFIPRMELSPSETRLPFRLCRKQMPLQICYAMTINKSQGQSLEKVALFLPKPVFTHGQLYVAISRVTSPQGLKLFINDEEGNTTNIIANVVYRQIFYNLPVI from the exons ATGGTGAACTGCAAAGTGAGTGACCTTAATATTTTGTGGAAGAGTTTCTGGAAGGAGATGTCTGATGACATGCTATTGCAGCAACGCAGAGTCACTGGGAACCCACAACTTATTCTGAATGAGAAGCAACAAGAATTTTTCGCTCTTGCAG AGATCCATAAATTGCTTAAATCTATTGGGAAGTCACTGAAAGATTTTAACCAGTTGCCTCAACCTCCCTCAAGTTATTTGGACTTCAGTgccaataatttaataatagaggAAACAAGATATGATCAATCTGAAATGGAGAAACAATATGAAGAGCTGATTGCCAATTGTAACCCAGAGCAGCTGTCTGTGTACAAATCTGTCATGGAGTCTGTTGAAAAAAATGAAGGCGGAGTGTTCTTTGTTTACGGAAGCGGGGGTTGCGGGAAGACGTACTTATGGAGGACACTGATAAGTAAGTTAAGATCTGAACGAAAAATTGTTATCCCAGTTGCTTCTTCCGGAATTGCTGCAACACTTATGCCTGGGGGCCGTACCGCCCATTCAAGGTTCAAAATACCTATTGTCCTTGATGATCATTCCATGTGTTCAATATCACATCAATCTGATATTGCAGAACTAATTAAGCGTACAAGTTTGATCATATGGGACGAAGCACCAATGCAACATCGGTATTCTTTTGAGTGTCTTGATCGATCTCTACGTGATATAATGAAAGCTGTAGATCCTAACCGCTTCCACCTCCCATTTGGAGGAATTACTGTTGTCCTCGGGGGTGACTTCCGACAAATACTTCCTGTCATTCCTAGGGGTTCAGAGGGTGAAATTGTTTCTTCTTGCATCACACGTTCAAAGCTCTGGAAGATTGCTACAGTTTTCAAATTATATCAGAACATGCGTCTGAACAAAGGCACTAACGAGGAAGAGGTTCAAAATTTAAGAGATTTTGCCAAGTGGGTTCTGGATGTTGGCGATGGTAAGATTAAGCCTCCAACTGCTGGTGACAGAGAATATCATGATGATGACATCAGCATTCCAGAACACTTTTGCAACCTTGAAAATTCAAACAGTGTTGATGAGATGATTGATAGTACATTCCCtgattttttgaagaatttcaaGGATCCAGAATACTTAAGTGAGCGTGCAATATTGACGCCAACTAACCAGATTGTTGGACATGTGAATACGCTCATAGTGGAAAAGATTCCTGGAGAAATGCATTCATATTATAGTGTCGATTCTGCCGAGGATTTTCCAGGTAGTGAAAGAGACCAGATGCAGTCATTTCCACCCGAGTACATGAACTCATTAAACGTTCCAGGTTTGCCTCTTCACGAactgaaactaaaagttggcaCTGTCGTTATGCTTATGCGCAACTTAAATCAAACACTTGGTTTATGTAATGGAACCCGAATGATGGTGACCAAGTGTCTTAAACATTGTGTGCAATGTGAAGTCATATCGGGGTCTTACAAGGGAACAAAGCATTTCATCCCTAGGATGGAATTATCTCCATCTGAAACCCGTTTGCCCTTTCGATTATGTAGAAAGCAAATGCCACTGCAAATCTGTTATGCAATGACCATCAACAAATCACAAGGGCAGTCTCTGGAGAAAGTTGCTTTGTTCCTACCTAAACCAGTCTTCACCCATGGCCAATTATATGTAGCTATTAGTCGCGTCACTTCTCCACAAGGTCTGAAGCTATTCATAAACGATGAAGAGGGTAACACTACCAACATCATTGCCAATGTTGTTTACCGGCAGATTTTCTACAATTTACCAGTCATTTAG